In Chitinophaga varians, the following are encoded in one genomic region:
- a CDS encoding MutS-related protein: MSFSIDRQTMDELNLLGKFRQGSVYHLFNQVKTRGGERLLDTMFQSPLEDMAAINQRSSIFRFFQDAQLVFPFDVPQLSQMREYLDTGGSKNVLLSMADTLLKKGLSTVARDERYRKNVQGLQATIVTVKKCTAFVASMALRSGPYDERISAVRQLLRTRELEQLADMDIYQALPVKTLATYDHLLKNKLRQAMEELLAFIDELDVYIAVSDVARAKGFDYAQALPPEKNMLSATGLHHPCINNAIGNDIEMQQGSNVLFLTGANMAGKSTLMKSIGIALYLAHMGFPVAASRFVFSVREGLYSSINVSDNINLGYSHFYAEVVRVKQAAEATASGKRLLLMFDELFKGTNVKDAYDGTLAVTAAFAEYTGCLFIVSTHIIEVGEALKDKPNIQFRFLPTVMEGSRPRYTYRLEDGITEDRQGMMIIRNEGILELINANNL; this comes from the coding sequence ATGAGCTTTAGTATAGACAGGCAAACGATGGATGAACTGAACCTGCTGGGCAAGTTCCGGCAGGGTTCAGTATATCACCTGTTCAACCAGGTGAAGACAAGGGGAGGAGAGCGTTTGCTGGACACCATGTTCCAGTCGCCGCTGGAAGATATGGCAGCCATCAATCAGCGGAGCAGCATTTTCCGTTTCTTTCAGGATGCGCAGCTGGTATTTCCTTTTGATGTGCCGCAGCTGTCACAGATGCGGGAATACCTCGACACCGGCGGCAGTAAAAACGTATTGCTGTCGATGGCCGACACCCTGCTGAAGAAAGGTCTCTCTACCGTGGCCCGTGATGAACGTTACCGGAAGAATGTGCAGGGCTTGCAGGCCACCATTGTCACGGTGAAGAAATGTACCGCCTTTGTGGCGTCCATGGCATTGCGGTCAGGTCCGTATGACGAGCGTATAAGCGCTGTCCGGCAACTGCTGCGTACCCGTGAACTGGAGCAGCTGGCCGACATGGACATCTATCAGGCATTGCCTGTGAAAACGCTGGCCACCTATGACCATCTGTTGAAGAACAAACTCCGGCAGGCCATGGAAGAACTGCTGGCATTTATCGATGAACTGGACGTATACATCGCTGTAAGCGATGTGGCGCGGGCCAAAGGGTTCGATTATGCGCAGGCGTTGCCACCGGAAAAAAATATGCTCTCCGCAACGGGATTGCACCATCCCTGTATCAACAATGCCATCGGCAATGATATTGAGATGCAGCAGGGCAGTAATGTACTGTTCCTCACCGGCGCCAATATGGCGGGTAAGTCCACGCTGATGAAATCGATCGGCATCGCCCTGTACCTGGCCCATATGGGCTTCCCGGTAGCAGCTTCCCGGTTTGTTTTTTCCGTCCGGGAAGGACTCTATTCTTCGATCAACGTGTCCGACAATATCAACCTGGGCTACAGCCATTTCTATGCGGAAGTGGTAAGGGTGAAACAGGCAGCCGAAGCCACGGCCAGCGGCAAACGCCTGCTGCTCATGTTTGACGAGCTTTTTAAAGGCACCAACGTAAAAGATGCGTATGACGGCACCCTGGCGGTGACAGCTGCTTTTGCAGAATATACCGGCTGCCTGTTCATCGTGTCCACCCATATCATTGAAGTGGGAGAGGCGCTGAAAGACAAACCCAATATACAGTTCCGCTTCCTGCCTACAGTGATGGAGGGTAGCCGTCCCCGTTATACCTATCGCCTGGAAGACGGGATTACGGAAGACCGTCAGGGGATGATGATCATCCGCAACGAAGGCATCCTGGAACTTATTAATGCCAATAACCTGTAA
- a CDS encoding S41 family peptidase: protein MKKLLTYGASAILACACLQAPAQEKKLASLTKEDFIADFRLAVDILKKQHPNPYKFIDSVTFARRVDSLMDRMAKEPDVLTSLQYSPVYLVRDVHTSLRLSNDNSRELYSTLRFFPYPVIIERGRIYVNIKGAAIPFGAEITSINNQPAKEILQNLSTSAYSDGFIPTGMDRLYSDFQVTFSLLTPRQATYPVTWTAPGSKETKKTVLPASGPTAAFHATRQAVFPFNLLQRAYYIYNDYDDSTKTGRLTVNTFGIGEQEAYKEFSEFFREVKKRNYQQVIIDVRSNGGGNPAISALLYSFMADAPFRNVYNYRTRNIGVAYPDYAVAENGRRLSDEDIQGQKNFFYQRFDKDSSGFYVGNARLKDGLLENFPPDKDAFHGKVYVLTGGGTVSAATYFASLVQKNKRGMIIGKETGSGEAATTAAWFQRYLLPRTKCVLTVPLSELYFFNATQDPGHGVMPDKEVPMDKFMGYVLADKDPEISYTMELINAAK, encoded by the coding sequence ATGAAGAAGCTGTTGACATATGGCGCCAGCGCCATACTGGCCTGCGCATGCCTGCAGGCGCCGGCCCAGGAGAAAAAACTGGCCAGCCTTACGAAAGAGGATTTTATCGCTGACTTCCGGTTGGCAGTCGATATTCTGAAAAAACAACATCCCAATCCGTATAAGTTCATTGACTCCGTGACTTTCGCCCGCCGGGTGGACTCACTGATGGACCGCATGGCCAAAGAGCCGGACGTGCTGACCAGCCTGCAATATTCACCTGTTTACCTCGTGCGGGACGTACATACCAGCCTGCGGCTTTCCAATGATAATTCCCGTGAGTTGTATAGTACGCTCCGCTTCTTTCCCTATCCGGTGATCATCGAACGGGGACGGATATACGTGAATATCAAAGGCGCCGCTATTCCTTTTGGCGCCGAAATCACCAGCATTAACAACCAACCGGCCAAAGAAATTCTGCAGAACCTCTCCACTTCCGCCTATAGTGATGGTTTTATTCCTACCGGCATGGACCGGCTCTATTCCGATTTTCAGGTGACCTTTAGTCTGCTGACGCCCCGCCAGGCCACCTATCCGGTGACCTGGACGGCGCCCGGCAGCAAAGAAACCAAAAAGACGGTGCTGCCGGCGTCGGGGCCTACCGCCGCTTTCCATGCCACCAGGCAGGCTGTTTTCCCGTTCAACCTCCTGCAAAGGGCCTATTACATCTACAATGACTATGACGACAGTACGAAAACCGGCCGGTTGACCGTCAATACTTTTGGCATCGGGGAACAGGAGGCTTACAAAGAATTCAGTGAGTTCTTCCGGGAAGTAAAAAAACGGAACTATCAACAGGTGATCATCGATGTACGCAGCAACGGCGGTGGTAATCCGGCTATCTCGGCACTGTTGTATTCTTTCATGGCAGATGCGCCTTTCCGTAACGTGTACAACTACCGCACCCGCAATATCGGCGTGGCCTACCCGGACTATGCCGTAGCGGAAAATGGCAGAAGGCTTTCCGATGAAGACATACAGGGACAGAAAAACTTTTTCTATCAGCGTTTCGACAAAGACAGCTCCGGCTTTTACGTAGGCAATGCCCGCCTGAAAGACGGCCTGCTGGAGAACTTCCCGCCGGATAAAGATGCCTTTCACGGTAAAGTATATGTACTGACCGGCGGCGGCACGGTGTCCGCCGCGACTTACTTCGCTTCGCTGGTACAGAAAAACAAAAGAGGTATGATCATCGGCAAGGAAACCGGTAGCGGCGAAGCAGCTACCACTGCAGCCTGGTTCCAGCGTTACCTGCTGCCGCGCACCAAATGCGTATTGACGGTGCCGTTATCAGAGCTGTATTTCTTCAATGCCACACAGGACCCCGGACATGGCGTGATGCCGGACAAGGAAGTCCCGATGGATAAATTCATGGGGTACGTGCTGGCAGACAAAGACCCTGAAATATCTTATACCATGGAGCTGATCAATGCGGCAAAATGA